The Oncorhynchus masou masou isolate Uvic2021 chromosome 31, UVic_Omas_1.1, whole genome shotgun sequence genome includes a region encoding these proteins:
- the LOC135525207 gene encoding ORM1-like protein 3 — protein sequence MNVGTAHSEVNPNTRVMNSRGIWLSYLLGIGLLHVILLSIPFASVPIVWTLTNIIHNLACTLLLHLVKGTPFETPDQSKARFYTYWEQMDYGVQFTASRKFLTIAPIVLYILTSFYTKYNQDHFVVNAVSLMTVLIPMLPQLHGVPIFGINKH from the exons ATGAATGTCGGCACGGCTCACAGCGAGGTGAACCCCAACACGCGGGTGATGAACAGCCGGGGCATCTGGCTCTCCTACCTCCTGGGTATCGGCCTGTTGCACGTCATCCTGCTCAGCATCCCCTTCGCTAGCGTACCCATAGTTTGGACCCTCACCAACATCATACACAACC TTGCATGTACTTTGTTGTTACACTTGGTGAAAGGAACTCCATTTGAGACTCCCGACCAGAGCAAGGCCCGCTTCTACACATACTGGGAGCAGATGGACTATGGTGTCCAGTTCACTGCCTCACGCAAGTTCCTCACCATCGCCCCCATCGTCCT CTACATCCTCACCAGCTTCTACACCAAATACAACCAGGACCACTTTGTGGTCAACGCGGTCTCCCTGATGACTGTGCTCATTCCCATGCTCCCCCAGCTTCACGGAGTCCCGATCTTTGGGATTAACAAGCACTGA